A single genomic interval of Bradyrhizobium sp. AZCC 1693 harbors:
- a CDS encoding DUF2865 domain-containing protein, which produces MLEIRNAPLSFRILTCAILLGIAAPGTPALAQSNDDAMAQMNQDAPPQQQGAQANPICIRLEGQLATIDRGAGTGDPAKDEQIRRYQEAQAKQQAELDRVTLQAKRMGCESSGFFSLFNGRSAQCGPVNNQIQQMRANLDQITTSLERLRSGGIGGADRENQRRSVLTALGQNNCGPQYAAAARGPGNFIDSLFGNNNQTLPPPSADLGAPSGTFRTVCVRTCDGGYFPVSFATYQARFQDDEKTCKALCPATEATLFTYRNPGEDINQAVSISGQPYTSLPNAFKFRSEFNPSCACKAAGQTWSEALKSVDDRAGVEQGDIIVTEESARRMQQRAQPKGATPPPKKGAAPAGTAAAPAATAAPADTTATAADKDKIRTVGPTFIPPKQ; this is translated from the coding sequence ATGCTGGAAATTCGCAACGCGCCCCTCTCCTTTCGGATTTTGACCTGCGCCATCCTGCTCGGCATCGCTGCCCCGGGCACACCCGCCTTGGCTCAGTCGAACGATGACGCCATGGCGCAGATGAACCAGGACGCCCCGCCGCAGCAGCAGGGCGCGCAGGCCAATCCGATCTGCATCCGGCTCGAAGGACAATTGGCGACCATCGACCGCGGCGCCGGCACCGGCGACCCCGCCAAGGACGAACAGATCCGCCGCTATCAGGAAGCCCAGGCCAAGCAGCAGGCCGAACTCGATCGGGTCACGCTGCAGGCCAAGCGCATGGGCTGCGAGAGCTCGGGCTTCTTCTCGCTGTTCAACGGCCGGTCCGCCCAGTGCGGCCCGGTCAACAACCAGATTCAGCAGATGCGCGCCAATCTCGACCAGATCACCACCAGCCTGGAGCGCCTGCGCAGCGGCGGCATCGGCGGCGCCGACCGCGAAAACCAGCGCCGCTCGGTGCTGACGGCGCTCGGGCAGAACAATTGCGGCCCGCAATATGCCGCTGCCGCGCGCGGTCCCGGCAACTTCATCGACAGTCTGTTCGGCAACAACAACCAGACGCTGCCGCCGCCCAGCGCCGACCTCGGCGCGCCGTCCGGCACCTTCCGCACCGTCTGCGTCCGCACCTGCGACGGCGGTTACTTTCCGGTGTCGTTCGCCACCTACCAGGCGCGGTTTCAGGACGACGAGAAGACCTGCAAGGCACTTTGCCCGGCGACGGAAGCGACGCTGTTCACCTACCGCAATCCTGGCGAGGACATCAATCAGGCGGTCTCGATCAGCGGCCAGCCTTACACGTCGCTGCCGAACGCGTTCAAATTCCGCTCCGAGTTCAACCCGTCCTGCGCCTGCAAGGCCGCCGGCCAGACCTGGTCGGAAGCGCTGAAGTCAGTCGATGACAGGGCCGGCGTCGAACAGGGCGACATCATCGTTACCGAGGAGAGCGCGAGGCGCATGCAACAGCGCGCGCAGCCGAAGGGCGCAACGCCACCGCCCAAGAAAGGCGCAGCGCCTGCCGGCACCGCCGCCGCGCCGGCTGCGACAGCAGCCCCGGCCGATACGACCGCTACCGCCGCCGACAAGGACAAGATCCGCACCGTCGGCCCGACCTTCATTCCACCGAAGCAATAA
- a CDS encoding class II 3-deoxy-7-phosphoheptulonate synthase yields MSERWTPDSWRTRPVLQVPNYPDAKALADVEAQLATFPPLVFAGEARNLKKALARVAAGEAFLLQGGDCAESFAEHGANNIRDFFRVLLQMAVVLTYAGALPVVKVGRIAGQFAKPRSSNTEKINGVELPSYRGDIINDIAFTPEARIPDPQRQLMAYRQSAATLNLLRAFATGGFANLGSVHQWMLGFLKDSPQSRRYQELADRISDALNFMRACGLDLESHPELRATDFYTSHEALLLGYEQAMTRVDSTTGDWYATSGHMIWIGDRTRQLDHGHVEYFRGIKNPIGLKCGPSLKPDELLKLIDILNPDNEPGRLTLINRFGSDKVGDHLAPLIRAVQREGRVVVWSCDPMHGNTITSTSGYKTRPFDRVLSEVKSFFAIHAAEGTHAGGVHLEMTGQDVTECIGGARAITDEDLNDRYHTVCDPRLNAEQSIDMAFLIAELLKQERAGKEKPMPAAAGL; encoded by the coding sequence ATGTCCGAGCGGTGGACGCCTGATAGCTGGCGCACCAGGCCGGTGCTGCAAGTGCCCAATTATCCCGATGCCAAGGCATTGGCCGATGTCGAGGCGCAGCTCGCCACGTTTCCGCCGCTGGTGTTTGCCGGTGAGGCGCGCAATCTGAAAAAGGCGCTGGCCCGCGTGGCCGCGGGCGAAGCCTTCCTGCTGCAGGGCGGCGATTGCGCCGAGAGCTTTGCCGAGCATGGCGCCAACAACATCCGCGATTTCTTCCGCGTGCTGCTGCAGATGGCCGTGGTGCTGACCTATGCCGGCGCGCTGCCGGTGGTGAAGGTCGGCCGCATCGCCGGACAATTCGCCAAACCGCGTTCGTCGAACACGGAAAAGATCAACGGTGTCGAACTGCCGAGCTACCGCGGCGACATCATCAATGACATCGCGTTCACCCCGGAAGCGCGCATCCCCGATCCGCAGCGCCAGTTGATGGCCTACCGGCAATCGGCCGCGACTCTCAATCTGCTCCGCGCGTTCGCGACCGGCGGCTTTGCCAATCTCGGCAGCGTCCATCAGTGGATGCTCGGCTTCCTCAAGGATTCCCCGCAGTCGCGGCGGTACCAGGAACTGGCGGATCGCATCTCCGACGCGCTGAATTTTATGCGCGCCTGCGGCCTCGATCTGGAAAGCCATCCCGAGCTGCGCGCCACCGATTTCTACACCAGCCATGAAGCGCTGCTGTTGGGTTACGAGCAGGCGATGACGCGGGTCGATTCCACGACCGGCGACTGGTACGCCACCTCGGGCCACATGATCTGGATCGGCGATCGCACCCGCCAGCTCGACCACGGCCATGTCGAGTATTTCCGCGGCATCAAGAACCCGATCGGCCTGAAATGCGGTCCCTCGCTGAAGCCGGACGAACTGCTGAAGCTGATCGACATCCTCAATCCCGACAACGAGCCCGGACGGCTGACGCTGATCAACCGCTTCGGCTCCGACAAGGTCGGCGACCATCTCGCGCCGCTGATCCGCGCCGTGCAGCGGGAAGGGCGCGTCGTGGTCTGGTCGTGCGATCCCATGCACGGCAACACCATCACCTCGACCTCGGGCTACAAGACCCGTCCGTTCGACCGGGTGCTGTCGGAGGTGAAGTCGTTCTTCGCCATCCATGCGGCGGAGGGGACGCATGCCGGCGGCGTGCACCTGGAAATGACCGGGCAGGACGTCACCGAATGCATCGGCGGCGCCCGCGCCATCACCGACGAGGACCTCAACGACCGCTATCACACGGTCTGCGATCCCCGCCTCAATGCCGAACAATCGATCGACATGGCCTTCCTGATCGCCGAACTGCTCAAGCAGGAACGCGCGGGCAAGGAAAAGCCGATGCCGGCCGCAGCGGGACTCTGA
- a CDS encoding diacylglycerol kinase, with protein sequence MLRLWRATINTRNGLAFAIRSEQAVREEIFALALSVPLAWLVGATAMRRVELVAAVAFVLVVELLNTAIEKLADRLTTDHDPKIGQVKDMGSAAVGVALLMAGLFWLFALAERIGAI encoded by the coding sequence TTGCTGCGACTCTGGCGGGCCACCATCAACACGCGCAACGGCCTCGCTTTTGCGATCCGCTCGGAGCAGGCTGTCCGCGAGGAAATTTTCGCGCTGGCGCTTTCCGTGCCGCTGGCCTGGCTGGTCGGCGCCACGGCCATGCGCCGCGTGGAACTTGTCGCGGCCGTAGCCTTTGTCCTGGTGGTCGAGCTTCTCAACACCGCGATCGAGAAGCTCGCCGACCGCCTGACCACCGACCACGATCCGAAGATCGGCCAGGTCAAGGACATGGGGTCGGCCGCGGTCGGCGTGGCGCTTTTGATGGCCGGCCTGTTCTGGCTGTTCGCCCTCGCTGAACGCATAGGCGCAATTTAA
- the cimA gene encoding citramalate synthase, whose protein sequence is MSRERLYLFDTTLRDGAQTNGVDFTLHDKQIIAQMLDELGIDYVEGGYPGANPTDTEFFSDKPTFESAKFTAFGMTRRPGRSASNDPGLAALIEAKADAICFVAKSSAYQVRVALETTNEENLASIRDSVVAAKAAGREVMVDCEHFFDGYKEDADFALACAKAAYESGARWVVLCDTNGGTMPHEIETIVGTVTKHIPGSHVGIHAHNDTEQAVANSLAAVRAGARQIQGTLNGLGERCGNANLCSLIPTLRLKNEFSGAFEIGVTAEKMTTLMKVSRTLDDMLNRAPNRHAPYVGESAFVTKAGIHASAMMKDPHSYEHILPESVGNHRKVLVSDQAGRSNVMAELDRAGITYEKTDPKLARLVEELKEREAAGYAYESANASFDLLARRTLGRVPEYFKVEQFDVNVEQRYNANGQRVTVALAVVKVDVAGERLISAAEGNGPVNALDVALRKDLGKYQKYIERLKLIDYRVRILNGGTEAVTRVLIESEDENGDSWITVGVSPNIIDASFQALMDSVVYKLVKSGAPA, encoded by the coding sequence ATGAGCCGCGAACGCCTTTATCTCTTCGACACCACGCTACGCGACGGCGCGCAGACCAACGGCGTCGATTTCACGCTGCACGACAAGCAGATCATCGCGCAGATGCTGGATGAACTCGGCATCGACTATGTCGAGGGCGGCTATCCCGGCGCCAATCCGACCGACACCGAATTCTTTTCGGACAAGCCGACGTTCGAGAGCGCCAAATTCACCGCCTTCGGCATGACGCGCCGTCCGGGGCGTTCGGCCTCGAACGATCCGGGGCTTGCGGCGCTGATCGAGGCCAAGGCCGATGCGATCTGCTTTGTCGCCAAATCCAGCGCCTATCAGGTGCGGGTGGCGCTGGAGACCACAAATGAGGAAAACCTCGCCTCGATCCGCGACAGCGTCGTTGCCGCGAAGGCGGCGGGGCGCGAGGTGATGGTCGATTGCGAGCACTTCTTCGACGGCTACAAGGAAGATGCCGATTTCGCGCTCGCCTGCGCCAAGGCGGCCTATGAGTCCGGGGCGCGCTGGGTGGTGCTGTGCGACACCAATGGCGGCACCATGCCGCACGAAATCGAGACCATCGTAGGCACGGTGACAAAACATATTCCGGGCAGCCATGTCGGCATCCACGCCCATAACGACACCGAGCAGGCGGTGGCCAATTCGCTGGCTGCCGTGCGTGCCGGTGCGCGGCAAATCCAGGGCACGCTGAACGGGCTCGGCGAGCGCTGCGGCAACGCCAATCTCTGTTCGCTGATCCCGACGCTGCGCCTGAAGAACGAATTCTCCGGCGCCTTCGAGATCGGCGTCACCGCGGAGAAAATGACGACGCTGATGAAGGTATCGCGGACGCTCGACGACATGCTGAATCGCGCACCCAACCGCCATGCGCCCTACGTCGGCGAAAGCGCCTTCGTCACCAAGGCCGGTATTCACGCCTCGGCGATGATGAAGGACCCGCACAGCTACGAACACATTTTGCCTGAATCGGTCGGCAACCATCGCAAGGTGCTGGTGTCCGATCAGGCCGGCCGCTCCAACGTGATGGCCGAACTCGACCGCGCCGGCATCACCTACGAGAAGACCGATCCCAAATTGGCGCGCCTGGTCGAGGAATTGAAGGAGCGGGAGGCGGCGGGCTACGCCTATGAATCCGCCAACGCCTCGTTCGACCTGCTGGCGCGGCGCACGCTCGGCCGCGTGCCGGAGTATTTCAAGGTCGAGCAGTTCGACGTCAATGTCGAGCAGCGCTACAACGCCAATGGCCAGCGCGTCACCGTGGCGCTCGCGGTGGTCAAGGTCGATGTCGCCGGCGAGCGGCTGATCTCGGCGGCGGAAGGCAACGGCCCGGTCAATGCGCTCGACGTCGCGCTGCGCAAGGACCTCGGCAAGTACCAGAAATACATCGAGCGCCTGAAGCTGATCGATTACCGCGTGCGTATCCTCAATGGCGGCACGGAAGCCGTAACGCGGGTCTTGATCGAGAGCGAGGACGAGAACGGCGATAGCTGGATCACGGTCGGGGTCTCGCCCAATATCATCGATGCCTCGTTCCAGGCGCTGATGGATTCGGTGGTCTACAAGCTGGTGAAATCCGGCGCGCCGGCCTGA
- a CDS encoding NAD+ synthase gives MTETFTITLAQLNPTVGDVTGNAAKARVARERAKADGADLVVLPELFICGYPPEDLVLKPAFQAACRAAVEELARETKGGGPAMLIGTPWVEDDKLYNACALLDEGRIAALRFKANLPNYGVFDEKRLFARGPAAGPVTVKGIRVGVPICEDIWLEESEEYENIVECLAETGAEILVVPNGSPYARDKNDLRLSIAVARVTESGLPLVYLNQIGGQDELVFDGASFALNADLSVAAQLPAFEESIVTLNWTKGADGWRCSGPVMPLIEGDKGDYAACVLGLRDYVRKNGFPGVLLGVSGGIDSALCAAIAVDALGADQVRGVMLPFRFTAQVSLDDAAKLAKALGIRYEVLPIADAVNGFEKILSGPFAGLPRDITEENLQARTRGTLLMAISNKTGAMVVTTGNKSEMSVGYATLYGDMNGGFNPIKDIYKTEVFRLSSLRNAWKPDGALGPSGEVIPVNIITRPPTAELRENQTDQDSLPPYEMLDGILERLVEREEPLATIIAAGFPAEMVTRIDRLLNIAEYKRRQAAPGVKVTEKNFGRDRRYPITNRFRDNGRALPAPDEKLVARAGRASADAFEG, from the coding sequence ATGACCGAGACCTTTACGATCACGCTGGCGCAGTTGAACCCGACGGTCGGCGACGTCACGGGCAACGCCGCCAAGGCGCGGGTGGCGCGCGAGAGGGCGAAAGCCGATGGCGCCGACCTCGTCGTGCTGCCCGAATTGTTCATCTGCGGTTACCCGCCGGAAGACCTGGTGCTGAAGCCCGCGTTTCAGGCCGCCTGCCGCGCCGCGGTCGAAGAGTTGGCCCGCGAAACCAAGGGCGGCGGTCCGGCCATGCTGATCGGCACGCCCTGGGTCGAAGACGACAAGCTCTATAATGCCTGCGCGCTACTCGATGAGGGCCGCATCGCCGCCCTTCGCTTCAAGGCGAACCTGCCGAATTACGGCGTGTTCGACGAAAAACGGCTGTTCGCGCGCGGCCCGGCCGCGGGGCCGGTCACCGTCAAGGGCATCCGGGTCGGCGTGCCCATCTGCGAGGACATCTGGCTCGAAGAATCAGAGGAATACGAAAACATCGTCGAGTGCCTCGCCGAAACCGGCGCGGAAATTCTGGTGGTGCCGAACGGCTCACCCTACGCGCGCGACAAGAACGATTTGCGCCTGTCGATCGCGGTGGCCCGCGTCACCGAAAGCGGCCTGCCGCTGGTCTATCTCAACCAGATCGGCGGACAGGACGAACTGGTGTTCGACGGCGCGTCGTTTGCGCTCAACGCCGATCTCTCGGTCGCGGCGCAGCTGCCGGCGTTCGAAGAGAGCATCGTCACGCTGAACTGGACCAAGGGCGCCGACGGCTGGCGCTGCTCCGGGCCGGTGATGCCGCTCATCGAGGGCGACAAGGGCGATTACGCGGCCTGCGTGCTGGGCCTGCGCGACTACGTCCGCAAGAACGGATTCCCCGGCGTGCTGCTCGGCGTCTCCGGCGGCATCGATTCCGCGCTGTGTGCGGCGATCGCGGTCGACGCGCTCGGCGCCGATCAGGTTCGCGGCGTGATGCTGCCGTTCCGCTTTACCGCGCAGGTCTCGCTCGACGATGCCGCAAAGCTCGCGAAAGCACTCGGCATCCGTTACGAGGTGCTGCCGATCGCGGATGCCGTGAACGGCTTTGAAAAAATCCTTTCCGGTCCGTTCGCCGGCCTGCCGCGCGACATCACCGAGGAGAACTTGCAGGCGCGCACCCGCGGCACGCTGTTGATGGCGATTTCCAACAAGACCGGCGCGATGGTGGTTACGACCGGCAACAAGTCGGAAATGTCGGTCGGCTATGCCACGCTCTATGGCGACATGAATGGCGGCTTCAATCCGATCAAGGACATCTACAAGACCGAAGTGTTTCGCCTCTCAAGCCTGCGCAACGCGTGGAAACCGGACGGCGCGCTGGGACCTTCGGGCGAGGTCATTCCGGTCAACATCATCACGCGACCGCCGACGGCGGAGTTGCGCGAAAACCAGACTGACCAGGATTCGCTGCCGCCATACGAGATGCTGGACGGAATTCTCGAGCGGCTGGTCGAGCGCGAGGAGCCGCTGGCCACGATCATCGCAGCCGGCTTCCCGGCCGAAATGGTGACGCGGATCGACCGGTTGCTCAACATTGCCGAATACAAGCGCCGGCAGGCGGCGCCGGGCGTCAAGGTGACAGAAAAGAACTTTGGCCGCGACCGCCGCTATCCCATCACCAACCGCTTCCGCGACAATGGCAGGGCGCTTCCCGCGCCCGACGAGAAGCTGGTCGCACGCGCCGGCCGCGCCTCGGCGGACGCGTTCGAGGGGTAA
- a CDS encoding alpha/beta hydrolase family protein, with protein MAEPGLDDVFCDDITVPATDGYPLAATLFLPRGAKRHAVLINSATAVPRKLYRGFAGYLAKRGCAVLTYDYRGTGDSRQQALTGYIRPKSLVGFKASMSDWAAQDITAAVAWMHERYKALPFAYVGHSFGGQALGLLPNNSEISRALFIAAQAGYWKLMTAPERYRVYAMLNFVGLPLTRALGYMPGKAGLGMDLPKDAFLQWVGWVMSPRYLFDDAKLEALQNFSKYQGALRALCMSDDPWATRPAVELLCSGFTSIKPDIITVTPADTGASRIGHMGFFRPEHRDTLWRGAAEWIEAGD; from the coding sequence GTGGCCGAGCCGGGGCTGGACGACGTATTTTGCGACGACATCACGGTGCCCGCGACGGATGGATATCCCCTTGCCGCGACACTGTTTCTGCCCCGCGGGGCCAAGCGCCACGCGGTCCTGATCAATTCGGCGACCGCCGTCCCCCGAAAACTCTACCGCGGCTTTGCCGGCTACCTCGCCAAGCGCGGCTGCGCGGTCTTGACCTACGATTACCGCGGCACCGGCGATAGCAGGCAGCAGGCGCTGACCGGCTACATCAGGCCGAAATCACTGGTCGGCTTCAAGGCCTCGATGTCGGACTGGGCCGCACAGGATATTACGGCTGCGGTCGCCTGGATGCACGAGCGCTACAAGGCGCTTCCCTTCGCCTATGTCGGACATTCGTTCGGCGGCCAGGCGCTCGGCCTGTTGCCGAACAATTCGGAGATTTCGCGCGCGCTGTTCATTGCCGCCCAGGCCGGCTACTGGAAACTGATGACGGCGCCGGAGCGCTACCGCGTCTACGCCATGCTGAATTTTGTCGGCCTCCCCCTCACCCGCGCGCTCGGCTACATGCCGGGCAAGGCCGGCCTCGGCATGGACCTGCCGAAGGATGCGTTCCTGCAATGGGTCGGCTGGGTGATGAGCCCACGCTATCTGTTCGACGACGCCAAACTCGAAGCCTTGCAGAATTTTTCGAAATACCAAGGCGCGTTGCGCGCGCTCTGCATGTCCGACGATCCCTGGGCGACGCGGCCCGCGGTCGAATTGCTGTGCTCGGGATTTACCTCCATCAAGCCTGACATCATCACGGTGACGCCGGCCGACACCGGCGCGAGCAGGATCGGGCACATGGGATTCTTCCGGCCCGAACATCGCGACACGCTGTGGCGCGGGGCAGCGGAATGGATCGAGGCGGGAGACTAG
- a CDS encoding GNAT family N-acetyltransferase yields the protein MGQALPKPGLRPFLPADVPMLAAIFVAAIEGLTGDDYSEAQQEAWAQAAEDEEAFGKKLAGQLTLIATIQNAPVGFASLKGPDHIDMLFVHPSVAGQGVASMLVDALEKLAGARGAKTLTVDASDNAEPFFKKRGYAAKQRNTVSLNGEWLANTTMQKTLADNAAPGVPS from the coding sequence ATGGGACAGGCATTGCCCAAACCCGGCCTGCGGCCGTTTCTGCCGGCGGATGTTCCGATGCTGGCGGCGATCTTCGTTGCCGCCATCGAGGGGCTGACCGGCGATGACTACAGCGAAGCGCAGCAGGAAGCCTGGGCTCAGGCTGCCGAGGATGAAGAAGCTTTCGGCAAGAAACTCGCCGGACAATTGACGCTGATCGCGACCATCCAGAACGCGCCGGTCGGCTTCGCCTCGCTGAAAGGGCCTGATCACATCGATATGCTGTTCGTCCATCCGAGCGTCGCCGGGCAGGGCGTCGCCTCGATGCTGGTCGACGCGTTGGAAAAACTGGCGGGCGCACGCGGGGCTAAAACCCTGACGGTCGATGCCAGCGATAACGCGGAGCCGTTTTTCAAGAAGCGCGGTTACGCCGCCAAACAGCGCAACACCGTCTCGCTCAACGGCGAATGGCTCGCCAACACCACGATGCAGAAGACGCTGGCTGACAATGCCGCGCCGGGAGTTCCGTCATGA
- the cysS gene encoding cysteine--tRNA ligase gives MELRLYDTLTKEKRPFVPLNADSVGIYACGPTVYDFAHIGNGRAAIVFDVLFRVLRHRYGADHVKYVRNITDVDDKINVRAARDYPGVPLNEAIRKVTEETYQQYQDDVTALGCLAPTVQPRATEHIPEMRAIIEKLVAGGFAYVAEDHVLFSPQAMNEANSVMPRYGALSKRSLDEMIAGARVDVAPYKRDNTDFVLWKPSKPGEPSWPSPSGIKAEGRPGWHIECSAMAWKHLGEKFDIHGGGIDLVFPHHENELAQTCCAFHSDRMANVWMHNGFLQLESEKMSKSLGNFFTIREMLADWPGEVLRLSMLKTHYRSPLDWTLKGAEESARTLDDWYAVAADAEGGQPSPVMVEALYDDLNTAQARAVLHGLRNAAASGGARERGEFAASLRLLGFLSMSAAAWKGRKQQASGVDAEQVDRLIAERTAARARKDFKESDRIRDELAAMGVAIKDGKDADGKPVTTWEIA, from the coding sequence ATGGAATTACGACTCTACGATACGTTGACGAAGGAGAAGCGGCCGTTTGTGCCGCTTAATGCCGACAGCGTCGGCATCTATGCCTGCGGACCGACGGTCTATGACTTCGCCCATATCGGCAACGGTCGCGCGGCGATCGTGTTCGACGTGCTGTTCCGCGTCTTGCGCCATCGCTATGGCGCCGACCACGTGAAGTACGTTCGCAACATCACCGACGTCGACGACAAGATCAACGTGCGCGCCGCGCGCGATTATCCCGGCGTGCCCTTGAATGAGGCGATCCGCAAGGTCACCGAAGAGACCTATCAGCAGTATCAGGACGACGTCACCGCACTCGGCTGCTTGGCGCCGACGGTGCAGCCGCGCGCGACTGAACATATCCCGGAAATGCGGGCGATCATCGAGAAACTGGTTGCCGGCGGCTTTGCCTATGTCGCCGAAGACCATGTGCTGTTCTCGCCGCAGGCGATGAACGAAGCCAATTCCGTGATGCCGCGCTACGGCGCGCTGTCGAAACGCTCGCTCGACGAGATGATCGCGGGCGCCCGCGTCGACGTCGCCCCCTACAAGCGTGACAACACCGACTTCGTGCTGTGGAAGCCGTCGAAACCGGGCGAGCCGTCGTGGCCGTCGCCATCGGGCATCAAGGCGGAAGGCCGCCCCGGCTGGCACATCGAATGCTCGGCGATGGCCTGGAAGCATCTCGGCGAAAAATTCGACATTCATGGCGGCGGTATCGACCTGGTGTTCCCGCACCATGAGAACGAACTCGCGCAGACCTGCTGCGCCTTTCATTCCGACCGCATGGCGAATGTCTGGATGCACAACGGATTCCTGCAGCTCGAAAGCGAGAAGATGTCGAAATCGCTCGGCAACTTCTTCACCATCCGAGAGATGCTGGCCGATTGGCCGGGCGAAGTGCTGCGTTTGAGCATGCTGAAGACGCATTACCGCTCGCCGCTCGACTGGACCCTGAAGGGCGCGGAAGAGAGCGCGAGGACGCTCGACGATTGGTACGCGGTCGCGGCCGACGCCGAGGGCGGTCAACCGTCGCCGGTAATGGTCGAGGCGCTGTATGATGATCTCAACACGGCGCAGGCCAGGGCTGTCTTGCACGGCCTGCGCAATGCGGCGGCGTCCGGCGGCGCGCGCGAACGCGGCGAGTTTGCGGCCTCGCTCCGGCTGCTCGGCTTCCTCTCGATGAGTGCTGCGGCATGGAAGGGACGCAAGCAGCAGGCGAGCGGCGTCGATGCGGAGCAGGTCGATCGCCTGATTGCGGAGCGCACGGCGGCGCGCGCACGAAAGGATTTCAAGGAGTCCGATCGTATCCGCGACGAGCTTGCCGCCATGGGTGTCGCCATCAAGGACGGCAAGGATGCGGACGGAAAACCCGTGACCACATGGGAGATCGCGTGA
- a CDS encoding TIGR00730 family Rossman fold protein: MDQIKTEQIKTVCVYCGSGPGSSPSFVKAAHALGKAFAENNIRLVYGGGSVGLMGAVAKSTLDHGGLVTGIIPDFLRSRENMLTRVQEMIVTPDMHERKRLMFEHSDAFVALPGGVGTLEELVEQMTWQQLGRHSKPVLLANIDGFWEPLIALLAHMRETEFIRPALDIDILKAERVEDIVPRLRAAAARAPEGTKEMAPELARKL, encoded by the coding sequence ATGGATCAAATCAAAACCGAACAAATCAAAACCGTCTGCGTCTATTGCGGCTCCGGCCCCGGTTCCAGCCCAAGCTTTGTAAAAGCTGCCCATGCTCTGGGAAAGGCTTTTGCCGAGAACAATATCCGGCTTGTCTATGGCGGCGGATCGGTCGGCCTGATGGGCGCGGTCGCCAAGTCCACGCTGGATCACGGCGGCCTGGTCACCGGCATCATTCCGGACTTTTTGCGATCCCGCGAAAATATGCTGACGCGCGTTCAGGAAATGATCGTCACGCCCGACATGCACGAGCGCAAGCGACTAATGTTCGAACATTCCGATGCGTTCGTCGCCCTGCCCGGCGGCGTCGGCACGCTGGAAGAACTGGTCGAGCAGATGACCTGGCAGCAGCTCGGCCGCCACTCCAAGCCGGTGCTGCTCGCCAACATCGACGGCTTCTGGGAGCCGCTGATCGCGCTGTTGGCGCATATGCGTGAAACCGAGTTCATCCGCCCGGCGCTGGATATCGACATCCTCAAGGCCGAACGGGTCGAGGACATCGTGCCGCGCCTGCGCGCCGCCGCAGCCCGCGCCCCCGAAGGCACCAAGGAAATGGCGCCGGAATTGGCGCGGAAGCTGTAG
- a CDS encoding VOC family protein has protein sequence MIDHISVGVSDLERSARFYEATLAALGLSRLVTRPATIGFGKTYPEFWINLRAGMAPVPPESGAHICLRAKTTGDVDAFHAAALKSGGRSDGAPGLRPHDRVRYYAAFVVDPDGNRIEAVTFPSE, from the coding sequence ATGATCGACCACATCTCCGTCGGCGTCAGCGACCTCGAACGTTCCGCACGCTTTTATGAAGCAACGCTTGCAGCGCTCGGCCTATCGCGTCTGGTAACGCGCCCCGCCACCATCGGCTTTGGCAAAACCTACCCCGAATTCTGGATCAACCTGCGCGCCGGCATGGCACCGGTCCCGCCCGAGAGCGGCGCGCATATCTGTCTTCGCGCCAAAACCACCGGCGATGTCGATGCGTTTCATGCCGCCGCGCTGAAATCCGGTGGCCGCTCCGACGGCGCGCCGGGCCTGCGGCCGCATGACCGCGTGAGGTATTACGCGGCGTTCGTTGTTGACCCCGATGGTAACCGCATCGAGGCGGTGACGTTTCCGAGTGAGTGA